The following proteins are co-located in the Desulfoscipio sp. XC116 genome:
- a CDS encoding ATP-binding protein — protein sequence MATNNMLHREKELQEYLVTTHMLCLLIMISSLVLSNKFFRATQIYPIINVRFFILAGLVALSFIIFIKTRNHSILDKTDTLSLTKASYLSFPLILTAITMLVVDNSIDNIETILLLPVLVAASMTGKTGGVTMSTLCTFWLLFHSTLVASDINIYQAVEAHLLFIGMMYVMGWLIGGLTNLEANHRKHLSQSLHSLQKEITSREKAEEQLRILSCAVEQSPAMVIIADTGGRIQYVNNSFTRVTDYSSEDMKGKEILEFLGDQAKTLKELTNIIKTGADWKGEIINKKKNGEYYWESTILSYLRDSEGQITHILKFAEDITEKKQMEKEMADLDRLNLVGEMAAGIGHEIRNPMTTVRGFLQLLGGKEDCQKYKEYYDLMIEELDRANSIIKEYLSLAKDKPVNYKMQNLAAIVKTIAPLINADAINSGKIIELDLQKVPDLLLDEKEIRQLLLNLVRNGLEAMQPRGKLTVGTFINSNAEVVLSVKDQGCGIGPEVLNKIGTPFFTTKAEGTGLGLAVCFSIAARHNADIKLNTSAEGTTFSVIFKQS from the coding sequence ATGGCAACAAATAATATGCTCCACAGGGAAAAAGAACTGCAGGAATATTTAGTTACAACCCATATGCTTTGCCTTCTGATCATGATATCTTCACTGGTGCTCAGTAATAAATTTTTTAGAGCGACTCAGATATATCCCATTATAAATGTGCGTTTTTTTATCTTAGCCGGGCTGGTTGCATTGAGCTTTATCATATTTATAAAAACAAGAAATCATTCTATATTAGATAAAACCGACACCCTTTCCTTGACCAAAGCATCTTATTTATCCTTTCCTTTAATACTTACGGCAATTACCATGTTGGTCGTAGATAACAGCATTGACAATATCGAAACCATCCTGCTGCTGCCCGTCCTGGTGGCTGCTTCCATGACCGGAAAAACAGGCGGAGTGACTATGTCCACCCTGTGCACTTTTTGGTTGCTTTTTCACAGCACTTTAGTAGCTAGCGACATAAATATTTACCAGGCCGTAGAAGCACACCTGCTTTTTATCGGCATGATGTACGTAATGGGTTGGCTCATAGGCGGGCTGACCAACCTGGAAGCGAATCATCGCAAACATTTAAGCCAAAGCCTGCACTCTCTGCAAAAAGAAATTACCTCCCGGGAGAAAGCGGAAGAGCAGCTTAGGATACTATCCTGCGCCGTGGAACAAAGCCCGGCGATGGTGATAATAGCAGACACCGGCGGCAGAATACAGTATGTTAACAACAGTTTCACCCGTGTTACCGACTATTCGTCCGAAGATATGAAAGGCAAAGAGATCTTGGAGTTTTTGGGGGATCAAGCCAAGACATTAAAAGAGCTGACGAATATAATAAAAACAGGCGCGGACTGGAAGGGGGAAATAATCAACAAGAAAAAAAATGGGGAGTATTACTGGGAAAGTACTATCCTTTCTTATCTGAGGGACTCCGAGGGACAAATTACACATATTTTAAAATTTGCTGAAGATATAACCGAGAAAAAGCAAATGGAAAAAGAAATGGCCGACTTGGACCGGCTGAACCTGGTGGGTGAGATGGCAGCCGGTATAGGACATGAAATCAGAAATCCCATGACTACGGTACGCGGCTTTTTACAACTATTAGGCGGCAAGGAAGACTGCCAAAAGTATAAAGAATATTATGATTTAATGATCGAGGAATTAGACCGGGCCAATTCAATTATTAAAGAATATCTTTCTCTGGCTAAGGACAAACCTGTTAACTATAAAATGCAGAACCTGGCAGCAATTGTAAAGACTATAGCCCCGCTGATAAATGCCGACGCCATAAACTCGGGAAAAATTATAGAACTGGACCTCCAGAAGGTACCTGATTTATTGCTTGATGAAAAAGAAATCCGGCAGCTTTTGCTGAATCTGGTCCGCAACGGACTGGAGGCCATGCAGCCCAGGGGCAAACTAACCGTAGGAACATTCATAAACAGCAATGCGGAGGTAGTTTTATCCGTTAAAGATCAAGGTTGCGGCATTGGCCCGGAGGTGCTGAATAAAATTGGCACTCCTTTTTTTACTACCAAAGCAGAAGGAACCGGCCTTGGTTTGGCGGTTTGCTTCAGTATTGCCGCACGACACAACGCAGACATAAAACTGAATACCAGCGCCGAGGGTACTACTTTTTCCGTTATTTTCAAGCAATCGTAA
- a CDS encoding DRTGG domain-containing protein: protein MRVIKLREVQHILDAEVICGEDLLDNEVGSGFGCDLISDSLCFSRPNCLLITGLTNIQIVRVADMIEASAILFVRGKKPGQDIIQLAKDKQLPLLVTRRFLFESCGLLYRHGLHSS from the coding sequence GTGAGGGTTATTAAACTACGTGAAGTTCAGCATATATTAGACGCAGAAGTAATATGCGGTGAAGATTTACTGGATAACGAAGTCGGCTCGGGCTTTGGTTGTGATTTAATCAGTGATTCGCTGTGCTTTTCCAGACCAAACTGTTTACTGATAACCGGGCTTACCAATATTCAGATTGTTCGAGTAGCCGATATGATTGAAGCCAGCGCTATATTATTTGTACGCGGCAAAAAACCGGGACAGGATATCATCCAACTGGCTAAAGATAAACAATTACCGCTGCTGGTAACCAGGCGGTTTCTTTTTGAAAGCTGCGGTTTGTTATACCGGCACGGCCTGCACAGTTCATAG
- a CDS encoding anti-sigma regulatory factor, with translation MEFSVCGMDFNRAGEAAAQIKKALQLVGMHMDTMRRAVIVAYEAELNIVIHARQGRLVAHIHPDRVELEAIDEGPGIPDIPRAMQEGYSTAPAHIRKMGFGAGMGLPNIKKSASQMRLTSEINVGTRLTATIINQTSGD, from the coding sequence ATGGAGTTCAGTGTTTGTGGTATGGACTTTAACCGGGCCGGTGAAGCGGCGGCCCAAATTAAAAAAGCCCTGCAGCTGGTGGGCATGCACATGGACACCATGCGGCGAGCTGTTATTGTAGCCTATGAAGCCGAATTAAATATTGTTATACACGCCCGGCAAGGTCGCCTGGTAGCGCATATACACCCGGACCGGGTTGAATTGGAGGCCATAGATGAAGGACCGGGTATACCCGACATACCCCGGGCCATGCAGGAGGGCTACTCCACCGCTCCCGCCCACATCAGGAAAATGGGCTTCGGAGCCGGTATGGGACTGCCCAACATAAAAAAGAGCGCCAGTCAAATGCGGCTTACATCAGAGATTAATGTAGGCACGCGGCTTACGGCAACTATCATTAACCAAACAAGTGGTGATTAA
- a CDS encoding cyclic lactone autoinducer peptide, with product MQKIKSKLFVFAVTALLFLANVTAASACAISQYQPEVPETLRR from the coding sequence ATGCAAAAGATAAAGTCCAAGTTGTTTGTATTTGCAGTTACGGCACTGTTGTTTTTAGCTAATGTAACTGCCGCATCCGCTTGCGCAATTTCTCAATACCAGCCGGAAGTACCTGAAACATTGAGAAGATAA